One window of the Trifolium pratense cultivar HEN17-A07 linkage group LG2, ARS_RC_1.1, whole genome shotgun sequence genome contains the following:
- the LOC123911576 gene encoding pectinesterase 1-like: protein MVSKTRITIINVAIIVTLFTANVVLSDETIPADRGQLETWFSSIITPLEQRKDTLDPALVTAEATPKIIKVNQDGSGEFKTITDALNSIPTSNTQRVILNIGAGNYNEKIKVERAKPFVTFYGSPDNMPNITYGGTASQYGTVDSATVIVEGDYFVAANVIISNSAPLPDGKRPGAQAVALRASGDKTTFYNCQFIGFQDTICDDRHNHFFKDCLIQGTVDYIFGSGRSLYLKSELRSLGDTGPTVIVAQARSSPTEDALYSFVHCDITGTGHDTFLARAWMSSPEVVFAYNNITDVINPLAWNNNLHPEYDKTIHFGEYENTGPGADTKGRAPMMKQLTADEVKPYITLEMIQATKWLLPPPKI, encoded by the exons atggtttcaaaaaCAAGAATCACTATCATTAATGTTGCTATCATAGTAACATTATTCACAGCCAATGTTGTATTATCAGATGAAACAATCCCAGCAGATAGAGGCCAATTAGAAACATGGTTCAGTAGCATTATTACTCCATTAGAACAAAGAAAAGATACCCTTGACCCTGCATTGGTTACTGCAGAAGCTACTCCTAAAATTATTAAAGTAAATCAAGATGGTAGCGGCGAATTCAAAACCATCACCGATGCTCTTAATAGCATACCTACTAGTAACACTCAACGTGTGATTCTTAACATCGGTGCTGGAAATTACAACGAAAAAATCAAAGTTGAGAGGGCAAAGCCTTTTGTTACATTTTATGGTTCACCTGATAATATGCCAAATATAACCTATGGTGGTACTGCATCACAATATGGCACAGTTGATAGTGCTACGGTGATTGTCGAAGGAGATTATTTTGTAGCTGCTAACGTCATAATATCG AATTCTGCACCATTACCTGATGGAAAAAGGCCAGGTGCTCAAGCTGTTGCATTGAGAGCTTCTGGTGACAAAACAACATTTTATAATTGTCAATTCATTGGGTTCCAAGACACAATTTGTGATGATAGGCATAATCATTTTTTCAAAGATTGTTTAATTCAAGGCACAGTGGATTACATATTTGGAAGTGGAAGGTCACTATATTTG AAAAGTGAATTGAGATCCCTTGGTGACACTGGGCCAACAGTGATAGTGGCACAAGCAAGAAGTAGTCCAACAGAAGATGCTTTATACTCATTTGTGCATTGTGATATAACTGGAACTGGACATGATACTTTCTTAGCCAGAGCATGGATGTCGAGTCCCGAAGTTGTGTTTGCTTACAATAATATTACTGATGTTATTAATCCATTGGCTTGGAATAACAACTTGCACCCTGAATATGACAA AACTATTCACTTTGGAGAATACGAGAACACAGGACCTGGTGCAGATACTAAAGGGCGTGCGCCTATGATGAAGCAACTAACCGCAGATGAGGTTAAACCTTACATAACCCTTGAAATGATTCAAGCAACTAAATGGCTTCTTCCTCCTCCAAAAATCTAA
- the LOC123911574 gene encoding sugar transport protein 12-like, whose translation MTQESIIQDVHSKYPGKLTFRVIVTCVMAASGGLIFGYDHGVSGGVTSMDSFLKRFFPSVYEQEHNLKPSSNQYCKFNSQILTLFTSSLYISALIAGLAASSITRALGRRTTMILGGMFFVSGALLNGLAMDIWMLIAGRLLLGFGIGCANQSVPIYVSEMAPYKYRGGLNMCFQLSITIGIFSANLFNYYFSKIWNGEGWRLSLGLGAVPAVIFVIGSFCLPDSPNSLVARGHHDEARKELVKIRGTDDVDNEFRDIIAASEASDKVKHPWKTLLERKYRPQLCFAILIPFFQQFTGLNVITFYAPILFRTIGFGSQASLMSAAIIGSFKPISTLVSIFVVDKFGRRALFLEGGAQMLICQIIMTIAIAVTFGTDGNPGHLPKWYAITIVGVICVYVSGFAWSWGPLGWLVPSEIFPLEIRSACQSITVGVNMTSTFFIAQFFTEMLCHFKFGLFIFFGCFVVIMTTFIYKFLPETKGIPLEEMHMVWRQHPYWGKFLESENDKIQTSKTETKASI comes from the exons atgacTCAAGAATCAATCATTCAAGATGTTCATTCTAAATATCCTGGAAAACTCACCTTTAGGGTCATCGTCACTTGTGTTATGGCAGCAAGTGGTGGATTAATCTTTGGTTATGATCATGGTGTTTCAG GTGGAGTGACATCAATGGATTCTTTCTTGAAAAGATTTTTTCCATCTGTTTATGAACAAGAGCATAATTTGAAACCTTCTTCAAATCAATATTGTAAATTCAATAGTCAGATATTGACATTGTTTACATCTTCCCTTTATATTAGTGCTCTTATTGCTGGTCTTGCGGCATCTAGCATAACAAGAGCTCTTGGTAGGCGCACAACGATGATTTTGGGTGGAATGTTCTTTGTGTCGGGTGCATTACTTAATGGATTAGCCATGGATATCTGGATGCTTATTGCTGGAAGGTTGTTGCTTGGTTTTGGCATTGGATGTGCCAATCAG TCAGTTCCGATCTATGTGTCAGAGATGGCACCATATAAATACAGGGGAGGTCTAAACATGTGCTTCCAATTGTCGATTACTATTGGTATTTTTTCAGCCAATCTCTTCAACTACTACTTTTCGAAGATATGGAATGGTGAAGGATGGAGATTAAGCTTGGGGCTTGGTGCGGTACCTGCGGTGATTTTCGTTATAGGTTCATTTTGTCTTCCTGATTCGCCAAACTCACTTGTTGCACGCGGTCATCATGACGAGGCAAGAAAGGAACTTGTGAAAATTCGCGGTACTGATGATGTTGACAATGAGTTCAGAGATATTATTGCTGCTAGTGAAGCCTCTGATAAAGTGAAGCACCCATGGAAAACATTGTTGGAGAGAAAATATAGGCCACAACTTTGTTTTGCTATATTGATTCCTTTCTTCCAACAATTCACTGGATTGAATGTGATCACATTTTATGCTCCTATTTTGTTCAGAACAATTGGTTTTGGAAGTCAAGCTTCTCTCATGTCTGCCGCAATCATTGGAAGTTTTAAACCCATTTCCACTTTAGTTTCCATCTTTGTTGTAGATAAATTTGGACGACGTGCGCTTTTCCTTGAGGGTGGTGCTCAGATGTTGATTTGTCAG ATTATCATGACAATTGCTATTGCCGTCACATTCGGAACAGACGGGAACCCAGGACACCTACCTAAGTGGTATGCAATTACCATCGTAGGTGTAATCTGTGTATACGTTTCAGGTTTTGCTTGGTCTTGGGGACCTCTAGGTTGGTTAGTACCTAGCGAAATTTTTCCACTCGAAATTCGATCTGCCTGTCAGAGTATTACAGTTGGTGTCAATATGACTTCCACTTTCTTCATAGCTCAATTCTTCACGGAAATGCTATGTCACTTCAAGTTTGGTTTGTTCATCTTCTTCGGATGTTTTGTGGTCATCATGACTACGTTCATCTACAAATTTTTGCCCGAAACAAAAGGTATTCCACTTGAAGAAATGCATATGGTTTGGAGGCAACATCCCTATTGGGGAAAGTTTTTGGAATCAGAAAATGATAAGATACAAACTTCCAAGACAGAAACCAAGGCCTCAATTTAG